One Succinispira mobilis DSM 6222 genomic window carries:
- the rsxE gene encoding electron transport complex subunit RsxE: MKLWSVFYKGLFEQNPIFRLALSLCPALAVTSNVQDGLGMGLAVLFVITANNTVVSIFRNHILPEVRVPVFITIIATLVTLVQLFLSAYFPLIYASLGIYLSLIVVFAIILARAEVFATKNTVVPSFFDGLGMGTGFLLAMVLIGCIRELFGSGSILGYQILGSWYNPALIFILPPGGFLVIGLLIGGFNLLQAHQEKKVALAKGGN; this comes from the coding sequence ATGAAGTTGTGGTCTGTTTTTTATAAAGGTTTGTTTGAACAAAATCCCATTTTTCGTCTCGCGCTTAGTCTCTGTCCTGCTTTAGCTGTTACATCTAATGTGCAAGATGGGCTAGGCATGGGCTTGGCTGTACTATTTGTTATTACAGCTAACAACACGGTTGTTTCTATTTTTCGTAATCATATTTTACCAGAAGTTCGAGTGCCGGTATTTATTACCATTATTGCCACGCTCGTAACGCTAGTTCAATTGTTTTTATCCGCCTACTTCCCATTAATTTATGCTTCTTTAGGTATTTACCTATCTTTAATTGTGGTGTTTGCGATTATTTTAGCCCGCGCTGAAGTTTTCGCTACCAAAAATACCGTAGTGCCTTCTTTTTTTGACGGTCTCGGCATGGGGACAGGCTTTTTGCTAGCGATGGTGTTAATCGGCTGTATCCGTGAACTTTTTGGTAGTGGTAGTATTTTAGGCTATCAAATTTTAGGTAGCTGGTATAATCCCGCGCTAATTTTTATCCTCCCGCCAGGTGGGTTTTTGGTAATTGGCCTGTTAATCGGTGGCTTTAACCTCCTCCAAGCCCATCAAGAAAAAAAAGTCGCCCTGGCTAAAGGAGGCAACTAA
- a CDS encoding electron transport complex protein RnfA produces the protein MDLTAYFLLFMSAAIVNNFVLTRFLGLCIFFGVSKSLDASIGMGMAVTAVMTASSALAWLIYNFLLVPLDLTFLTTIVFVLLIASFVQLLEMVIKKYAPTLYNMWGIYLVLIATNCIVLGVPLISSELGYGFLQTVVFALGSGVGFALAIILMASLREKLQYAAVPKSLQGLGIAFILAGLLALAFFGFAGMIPLT, from the coding sequence ATGGATTTAACTGCATATTTTTTATTATTTATGAGTGCCGCGATTGTTAATAATTTTGTCTTAACTAGATTTTTAGGCTTATGTATTTTCTTTGGCGTATCGAAAAGCTTAGATGCTTCGATCGGCATGGGCATGGCTGTAACCGCAGTTATGACGGCTAGCTCCGCCTTAGCTTGGCTAATTTATAACTTTTTGTTAGTGCCGCTTGATTTAACCTTTTTAACTACAATTGTTTTTGTCCTGTTAATTGCTAGTTTTGTGCAATTATTGGAGATGGTTATCAAAAAATATGCCCCGACTCTCTATAATATGTGGGGTATTTATTTGGTTTTAATTGCTACAAATTGTATTGTCTTAGGGGTACCTTTAATTAGCTCCGAACTCGGCTATGGGTTTTTACAAACGGTAGTTTTCGCGCTTGGCTCTGGTGTGGGTTTTGCCCTGGCAATAATTCTTATGGCCAGTTTACGCGAAAAGTTACAATATGCCGCAGTCCCAAAATCCTTGCAAGGTCTAGGCATTGCCTTTATTTTGGCTGGCCTTTTGGCTCTAGCTTTTTTTGGTTTTGCCGGGATGATTCCGCTAACCTAA
- the rnfB gene encoding RnfABCDGE type electron transport complex subunit B, producing MNTALIILLIMTILGIAFGFLLAYANKKFKTEVNPLIHIVEDILPKGQCGACGYPGCLAYAEAVVLDPKVPANLCIPGKDMVAKEVAKLTGKQAAAIEPKIAKIHCAGTPAVAQNKYLYQGIKDCAAANSLFNGAKACQFGCLGLGSCIQACPFEALSLGANHLPVVDAHKCTACGKCQEACPKQLISLVPLTAKVHVACHSLGKGASAKKDCSAACIGCTICAKTCPLQAITMHNNLPEVQHEICQTCTNAVCLTKCPTKALQAFLV from the coding sequence ATGAATACAGCCCTAATAATTTTATTAATTATGACGATCTTAGGCATTGCTTTTGGCTTTTTATTAGCCTATGCCAATAAAAAATTTAAAACTGAAGTCAATCCGCTCATTCATATTGTCGAAGATATTTTACCCAAAGGGCAGTGTGGTGCCTGTGGTTACCCTGGCTGTTTAGCCTATGCTGAAGCGGTAGTTTTAGATCCTAAAGTGCCCGCTAATTTATGTATTCCTGGTAAAGATATGGTCGCTAAAGAAGTTGCTAAGTTAACTGGCAAACAAGCTGCCGCCATTGAGCCCAAAATTGCTAAAATTCATTGTGCTGGCACGCCTGCTGTGGCCCAAAACAAATATTTGTATCAAGGCATCAAGGATTGCGCCGCTGCCAATAGTTTATTTAATGGTGCTAAAGCTTGTCAATTTGGCTGTTTAGGTTTGGGCAGTTGTATCCAAGCCTGTCCGTTTGAAGCCTTATCCTTAGGTGCAAACCATTTACCGGTAGTGGACGCCCATAAATGTACGGCCTGCGGTAAATGTCAAGAAGCCTGTCCCAAGCAACTAATTTCCCTAGTACCTTTAACCGCCAAAGTGCACGTTGCCTGTCATAGCCTGGGCAAAGGTGCTAGCGCAAAAAAAGATTGCAGTGCTGCTTGTATTGGTTGCACTATTTGCGCTAAAACCTGCCCCTTGCAAGCAATTACCATGCACAATAACTTACCTGAAGTGCAGCACGAAATTTGTCAAACTTGCACAAACGCTGTTTGTTTAACTAAGTGCCCGACCAAAGCTTTGCAAGCATTTTTAGTTTAG
- a CDS encoding FAD:protein FMN transferase: MYINRKIHWRHKLVIVLSLLIFLSITGCSPNKQAHKTTLFALDTVIEITAYGEQAPRALEQASAEIKRLEALFDAHQKTSEISQLNQQAGLAPVKLSPETFAVLAQAQLYAQQSNGAFDPTIKPLVDLWAIGKGQETVPSAAAIRQSLSLVNFKRLQLDATTQTAFLLDKNMGVDLGGIAKNYILLQVRSLLAQQQVKHALINGGGDIYTLGQNPQGQPWTIGVQHPRNSQAIIAKVRLESWDQVATSGDYQRYFLVDNQRYHHIFDLKTGYPTNSLSSATLFAKFPAPTFPSSLCLILGKSATLEFIAQHYPHVQALLVDSQQQVTSTAALTAQMTISKPN; this comes from the coding sequence ATGTATATAAATCGTAAAATTCATTGGCGGCACAAACTAGTTATTGTCCTTAGTTTGCTAATTTTCTTATCGATAACTGGTTGTAGTCCTAACAAACAAGCTCATAAAACCACCCTGTTTGCTCTAGATACAGTTATCGAAATTACAGCCTATGGCGAGCAAGCGCCGCGCGCTCTCGAACAAGCAAGCGCTGAAATCAAACGCTTAGAAGCTTTATTCGATGCGCACCAAAAAACTAGTGAAATTAGTCAGCTAAACCAACAAGCTGGCCTAGCTCCTGTAAAACTTAGCCCCGAAACTTTTGCAGTCTTAGCACAAGCGCAACTTTATGCCCAACAAAGCAACGGAGCTTTTGACCCTACTATTAAACCACTAGTAGACTTATGGGCAATTGGCAAGGGGCAAGAAACTGTACCTAGCGCAGCGGCTATTCGCCAAAGTTTAAGCTTAGTCAATTTCAAGCGCCTCCAATTAGATGCAACCACCCAAACTGCCTTTCTCTTGGATAAAAATATGGGGGTAGATTTAGGTGGTATCGCTAAAAACTATATTTTATTACAGGTGCGTTCCCTCCTTGCCCAACAGCAAGTTAAACACGCTTTAATAAATGGTGGTGGTGATATCTACACTCTCGGTCAAAACCCGCAAGGCCAGCCCTGGACAATCGGTGTGCAACATCCACGAAACTCCCAAGCCATAATCGCTAAAGTCCGCCTAGAATCTTGGGATCAAGTAGCTACCTCTGGCGACTACCAACGCTATTTTCTCGTCGATAACCAGCGTTATCATCATATTTTTGATCTCAAAACAGGTTATCCAACTAACAGTCTGAGTTCGGCCACCCTATTTGCTAAATTTCCCGCGCCAACTTTTCCCTCGAGTCTCTGTCTAATTTTAGGCAAATCTGCCACTTTAGAATTTATCGCTCAACATTATCCGCATGTACAGGCTTTACTGGTTGATTCTCAACAACAAGTCACCAGCACTGCGGCTTTAACTGCTCAAATGACTATCTCGAAGCCGAACTAA
- a CDS encoding NusG domain II-containing protein, whose protein sequence is MLKPADKFLIVSLLSLALLLFLQQSPTNQTATQVFVSVDGLIKYKLPRSSEPSSLIIQGVHGQLTLVADAQGFYVQNADCPDHDCERLGAINHYPQQIVCLPNKVVIFFPEPQESEFDAIIK, encoded by the coding sequence ATGCTAAAACCTGCCGACAAATTTTTAATTGTCAGCCTACTAAGCCTAGCTTTACTACTGTTTCTGCAACAATCACCCACTAACCAGACGGCTACCCAAGTATTTGTAAGTGTCGATGGTTTGATAAAATATAAACTACCACGTAGTTCCGAACCCAGTAGTTTGATTATTCAAGGCGTGCACGGCCAGCTAACCCTCGTCGCTGATGCCCAAGGTTTTTATGTGCAAAATGCAGACTGCCCCGACCATGACTGCGAACGCCTGGGCGCCATTAATCATTACCCGCAACAGATAGTTTGCCTACCAAACAAGGTTGTCATTTTCTTTCCTGAACCTCAGGAGAGCGAATTTGATGCAATCATAAAGTGA
- a CDS encoding Gx transporter family protein, translating into MSTKQLLQLALLTALALCLQLLERSLELPLLFPGFKLGLSNIVSLYLLIVMGLLPALGVTLLRVCLSSLLSGTLFAPGFFLAIAGGISACLLMYVAQSQNYFRFSYYGLSIIGATSHNLAQLSVASYLLSTNFVYYYLPYMLVISVPTGLLTGLLLSRLLRQLPLAYQHQSSN; encoded by the coding sequence ATGTCTACTAAACAACTTTTACAATTGGCGCTGTTAACGGCGCTAGCTTTGTGCTTACAATTGCTAGAACGCAGCTTAGAGTTGCCACTACTATTTCCTGGCTTCAAACTAGGACTGTCCAATATTGTTTCTCTATATCTACTAATAGTAATGGGTTTACTCCCTGCTCTTGGCGTTACTCTATTACGTGTCTGCCTAAGTAGTCTACTCAGTGGTACTTTATTTGCCCCTGGTTTTTTTCTCGCTATAGCTGGAGGTATAAGCGCTTGTTTGCTTATGTATGTTGCTCAAAGTCAAAATTATTTTCGCTTTTCTTATTATGGACTCAGCATTATTGGGGCCACTAGCCACAACCTAGCTCAATTAAGCGTAGCTAGTTATCTATTGTCAACTAATTTTGTTTACTACTATCTACCTTATATGTTAGTTATATCAGTTCCCACGGGCCTATTAACTGGCTTATTATTAAGTCGGCTGCTACGCCAACTCCCGCTAGCTTATCAACATCAAAGTTCCAACTAG
- the nifU gene encoding Fe-S cluster assembly scaffold protein NifU, translated as MYSEKVMDHFSNPRNVGEIENASGVGQVGNPTCGDIMRFYIVVEDNIITDIRFKTFGCGAAIATSSMATELAKGKTIEQALELTNKAVAEALDGLPPVKMHCSNLAADALKAAIIDYKKNQGEDVSDLQICDHDCHGCCGGH; from the coding sequence ATGTACAGCGAAAAAGTAATGGATCATTTTTCTAATCCTCGCAATGTAGGGGAAATAGAAAATGCAAGTGGTGTAGGCCAAGTAGGTAATCCTACATGTGGCGATATTATGCGGTTTTATATTGTGGTTGAAGATAATATTATTACAGATATTCGGTTTAAAACTTTTGGGTGTGGGGCGGCGATTGCTACTAGTAGTATGGCTACCGAATTAGCTAAAGGTAAAACTATTGAACAGGCGTTGGAATTAACTAATAAAGCTGTAGCAGAAGCTTTAGATGGCTTGCCACCTGTAAAAATGCACTGTTCTAATTTGGCCGCAGATGCGCTAAAAGCAGCTATTATTGATTACAAAAAAAATCAAGGTGAAGATGTAAGCGACTTGCAAATTTGCGATCATGATTGTCATGGCTGTTGTGGAGGGCATTAA